The following proteins are encoded in a genomic region of Gossypium hirsutum isolate 1008001.06 chromosome D05, Gossypium_hirsutum_v2.1, whole genome shotgun sequence:
- the LOC107903888 gene encoding protein ECERIFERUM 26-like, which translates to MVPPQQDHDLVYNLRLSSVGPGCVTGSDVVHDLSGLDLTMKLHYLKAVYFFSSHAVEGLTIMNMKEAMFYLLNDYYITCGRIKRSESSGRPYIKCNDCGIRFVEGVCDETVDEWLETDDDSKRNLLVYHRAIGPELSFSPLVYLQVTQFKCGGISLGLSWAHILGDAFSVSNFINNWGQHMAMVNVNSSPALAPRSLTNTAKPEAPSEPLSAKQVNHVGDLWVLANNCKMETFSFNLTTQHLSNLQAKIGSVSAFDSICALLWRAIAKVREGFEPQIVTVCRKDPCHDDNNVLGNNQIIRTIKASFLVGESDLNKLATLIANDQGQVCDERNRIEAAVEKDNGSTDYIVYGSNLTFVNLENAGLYELELNGEKPKLAYYSIQGVGDEGAVLILPLPHGSAAENEGEPRYLVNLTLPEGQVFKLKAELKRASLL; encoded by the exons ATGGTTCCCCCCCAACAAGACCATGATCTTGTCTATAACCTTAGGCTCTCATCGGTTGGACCAGGTTGTGTCACCGGTTCGGACGTGGTTCATGACCTAAGCGGCCTGGACTTGACCATGAAACTCCATTACCTCAAAGCGGTCTACTTCTTTTCCAGCCATGCAGTGGAAGGGCTAACTATCATGAACATGAAAGAAGCCATGTTTTACTTGCTTAACGATTACTACATCACCTGTGGGCGGATCAAGCGGTCGGAGTCTTCGGGTCGACCGTACATAAAGTGTAATGACTGCGGCATAAGGTTCGTGGAAGGTGTTTGCGATGAAACTGTGGATGAATGGCTTGAAACTGACGACGATTCTAAGAGGAATTTGCTTGTTTATCATCGAGCCATCGGCCCTGAGTTGTCCTTTTCTCCTTTAGTTTACTTGCAG GTTACTCAGTTCAAATGTGGTGGAATTTCACTAGGGCTGAGTTGGGCTCATATCCTTGGAGATGCATTTTCAGTCTCTAATTTCATCAACAATTGGGGCCAACACATGGCTATGGTCAATGTCAATAGTTCCCCAGCCCTCGCACCAAGATCCCTAACCAATACTGCAAAACCTGAGGCACCCAGTGAACCACTTTCTGCAAAGCAAGTGAACCATGTGGGAGACCTTTGGGTGCTTGCCAATAACTGCAAAATGGAAACTTTTTCTTTCAACTTGACCACACAACATTTATCAAACTTACAAGCCAAGATTGGTTCAGTTTCGGCTTTCGACTCAATTTGTGCCCTACTTTGGCGAGCGATAGCCAAAGTCAGGGAAGGATTTGAGCCACAAATTGTTACCGTTTGTAGGAAAGATCCATGCCATGACGATAACAATGTTCTTggtaacaatcaaattataagaaCAATCAAGGCAAGCTTCTTGGTCGGTGAATCGGATTTGAACAAGTTAGCAACGTTGATCGCCAATGATCAAGGTCAAGTGTGTGATGAAAGAAACAGGATTGAAGCCGCGGTGGAGAAAGATAATGGGTCTACAGATTATATCGTGTATGGATCAAATTTAACATTTGTGAACTTAGAAAATGCAGGTTTATATGAATTGGAGTTGAATGGAGAAAAGCCAAAGTTGGCATATTATTCAATCCAAGGTGTGGGTGATGAAGGAGCAGTTTTGATTCTTCCGCTGCCGCACGGTTCCGCAGCTGAAAATGAAGGTGAACCAAGATATTTGGTAAACCTAACTTTGCCAGAGGGTCAAGTATTTAAGCTCAAGGCTGAGCTAAAAAGGGCTTCTCTACTCTAG